The genomic interval GTCTCCGCACTATCCGCTCTTGAAGTTAAAACTATTGGTCGACGGGCTCCCATCACAACACCAGCAGCTACGCCTCCGCAACCATAAACAAGCGCTTTTCCTAAGAGATTTCCTGCCTCTATATCCGGTACGAGAAGGACATCTGCCTTACCAGCAACAGGACTTTTTACCCCCTTAACTTTTGCCGCCTTTGAGCAGATGGCAACATCAAGTGCAAGAGGGCCATCAACTATAGCACCCTTTATCTGCTTCCTTGCAGCCATAACGGTTAACATAGCAGCATCTACTGTGGCAGGCATTGAGTAAGTAACCGTTTCTACAGCTGCCAAAACAGCAACCTTAGGTTCTCTTATCCCTAAGAGATGCATTAACTCCAGCGCATTTTCAAGTATCTGCAACTTTTCAGCAATAGACGGAGATATAACTATTCCACCATCGGTTATAGCATACCAGCGACGTCTTCTCGGAACCTCGACTAAAAAAACATGGCTCAAGAGTCTCCCTGTTCTAAAACCCATTTCCTTATCAAGCACTATTTTTAAAAGCTCCGCAGTCTTAACAAGACCTTTCATCAGGAGATCACAAGCCCCATCTCTAACCATTTTGACAGCAATTTGAGCAGAAGAAATTGGATCGGTAGCATCAATAATCTCAAATTGATTACAATCGATATTAAGAGCCTGAACTGCTTTTTCTATCTTTTCCAATCGTCCTACTAAAATAGGTTCTGCTATCCCCTCCTTTTTAGCAAGATAAACGGCCTCCAGAACATCATAGTCTTCTGCAGAAGCAACAGCAATAGTTCTTCTCTTTCCTTCCTTAGCCATACTTAGCAGCTCTTTTAGCTTCTTCAAGATAGACCTCCCTCCTTATAGCGCTTCGCCTTCTCCTCACCTCTAAGAACACGTAGAGCTCCCAACGCTAAAGCCTCCATCTCAAACTCTCCTTCAAAAACAAAAACTTTAGCCATCCAGTCTATATATTTTTTCAGTTCCTTTACAAAAATATCATCATGAGCTATGCCTCCAGTTATAGCAATAGCATCAACTT from Synergistota bacterium carries:
- a CDS encoding bifunctional enoyl-CoA hydratase/phosphate acetyltransferase translates to MKKLKELLSMAKEGKRRTIAVASAEDYDVLEAVYLAKKEGIAEPILVGRLEKIEKAVQALNIDCNQFEIIDATDPISSAQIAVKMVRDGACDLLMKGLVKTAELLKIVLDKEMGFRTGRLLSHVFLVEVPRRRRWYAITDGGIVISPSIAEKLQILENALELMHLLGIREPKVAVLAAVETVTYSMPATVDAAMLTVMAARKQIKGAIVDGPLALDVAICSKAAKVKGVKSPVAGKADVLLVPDIEAGNLLGKALVYGCGGVAAGVVMGARRPIVLTSRADSAET